A single window of Nocardioides baekrokdamisoli DNA harbors:
- a CDS encoding succinylglutamate desuccinylase/aspartoacylase family protein: MGRESFAIGQVRVRPGSRKDVELPITRLVTGGDVSLPVQIVHGKYDGPTIWVSAAIHGEEVMGVEVVRRLLATLNPKHLHGTLMAVPVVNVLGFMTGDRYLPDRRDLNRAFPGSPRGSLASRIAHLFMEEVVSKCELGIDLHTAADRRANLPQLRGDLDDPRTYGLAKVFGAPVMLHAKLRDGSLRQAATEAGSMVLLYESGEAMRFDELSIGTGVAGIRRVMAHLGMIEEVVEQPAAPTLESRESNWIRARGTGIFQLECELGDMVESGRRLGRTSDTFGRGGRLVRADRDGIVIGLTRAPIVNAGDGLVHVAQITSTDG, from the coding sequence ATGGGGCGTGAGTCGTTCGCGATCGGGCAGGTCCGCGTACGCCCCGGCTCCCGGAAGGACGTCGAGCTCCCGATCACTCGCCTCGTCACCGGCGGCGACGTCAGCCTCCCGGTCCAGATCGTCCACGGGAAGTACGACGGCCCGACGATCTGGGTAAGCGCCGCGATCCACGGCGAGGAGGTCATGGGAGTCGAGGTCGTACGCCGCCTGCTCGCCACCCTCAACCCCAAGCATCTGCACGGCACGCTGATGGCCGTGCCTGTCGTCAACGTCCTCGGCTTCATGACCGGCGACCGGTACCTGCCCGACCGGCGTGACCTCAACCGCGCCTTCCCCGGATCGCCTCGGGGCTCACTCGCCAGTCGCATCGCGCACCTCTTCATGGAGGAGGTCGTGTCCAAGTGCGAACTCGGCATCGACCTGCACACTGCCGCCGACCGTCGAGCCAACCTGCCGCAGTTGCGCGGTGACCTGGACGACCCGCGGACGTACGGACTCGCGAAGGTCTTCGGAGCCCCGGTGATGCTGCACGCCAAACTCCGTGATGGCTCGTTGCGGCAGGCCGCGACCGAGGCCGGCTCGATGGTGCTGCTGTACGAATCGGGCGAGGCGATGCGCTTCGACGAGCTCTCGATCGGCACCGGTGTGGCGGGGATCCGCCGGGTGATGGCGCACCTCGGAATGATCGAGGAGGTCGTCGAGCAACCGGCCGCACCGACCCTGGAGTCGCGTGAGAGCAACTGGATCCGGGCTCGTGGGACAGGCATCTTCCAGCTCGAGTGCGAGTTGGGGGACATGGTGGAATCCGGACGTCGTCTGGGGCGTACGTCCGACACCTTCGGGCGTGGTGGGCGACTCGTACGCGCCGATCGGGACGGGATCGTGATCGGTCTGACCCGGGCGCCGATCGTCAACGCCGGCGACGGGCTGGTGCACGTCGCACAGATCACTTCGACGGACGGCTAA
- a CDS encoding AI-2E family transporter, which translates to MSSDGPQDHQPESVTEPASESAAEPAEETQRGRRENTERIALRVLNQLNQVRREREQEFAHAADGVLPRESRDRPRVPYGIDVASAWAWRLLLIVAAGWVLAKALGHLQVVVIPIVVALLISALVVPLVNLAERMRVPRSVGALLVVLVVVAIIASMLTFAGREVAAGASDLATQAAAGLDKLRSWLQTGPLHLTNNQIDGWLNSLQNALVHWSKDGNPVGKVTAVGSIALDVVAAMFIVLFSTYFFLAEGSRIWAWIVRLAPRSARTRLDSSGKVAWISLTQFVRATVIVAAVDAIGIMIGAAVLDVPFVAAIGVLVFLGAFVPILGATVAGTVAVLIAFVDHGIVTALIMLGWVVAVQQLEAHGLQPFLLGRWVRVHPLAVILSIATGVIVAGVAGALVAVPLAAATNAVALHLASLREDTDQVEPDAAV; encoded by the coding sequence ATGAGCAGTGATGGTCCCCAGGACCACCAGCCCGAGTCGGTGACGGAGCCTGCGTCCGAGAGCGCGGCGGAGCCGGCTGAGGAGACCCAACGGGGTAGGCGGGAGAACACCGAACGCATCGCGCTCCGTGTGCTCAACCAGCTCAACCAGGTCCGCCGCGAACGCGAGCAGGAGTTCGCCCACGCGGCCGACGGGGTCCTCCCGCGTGAGTCCCGGGACCGCCCGCGGGTGCCGTACGGGATCGACGTGGCTTCGGCGTGGGCCTGGCGGCTGCTCCTGATCGTGGCCGCCGGCTGGGTCCTCGCGAAGGCTCTCGGGCACCTCCAGGTTGTCGTCATTCCGATCGTGGTGGCACTCCTGATCAGTGCGCTGGTGGTGCCGCTGGTGAACCTGGCCGAGCGCATGCGCGTACCTCGTAGTGTCGGGGCGCTCCTCGTCGTGCTCGTGGTCGTGGCGATCATCGCTTCGATGCTGACATTCGCTGGCCGCGAGGTCGCTGCGGGCGCGTCGGATCTGGCGACTCAGGCCGCCGCAGGCCTGGACAAGCTGCGATCGTGGCTCCAGACCGGGCCGCTGCACCTGACGAACAACCAGATCGACGGCTGGCTCAATTCGCTGCAGAACGCCCTCGTCCACTGGAGCAAGGACGGCAATCCGGTCGGCAAGGTCACCGCGGTCGGCAGCATCGCGCTGGACGTCGTCGCGGCGATGTTCATCGTGTTGTTCTCGACGTATTTCTTCCTCGCCGAGGGATCCAGGATCTGGGCCTGGATCGTCCGGCTGGCGCCGCGCTCGGCGCGTACGCGTCTGGACAGCAGCGGCAAGGTCGCCTGGATCAGCCTCACCCAGTTCGTACGCGCCACCGTCATCGTGGCCGCGGTGGACGCGATCGGCATCATGATCGGCGCCGCAGTCCTCGACGTTCCGTTCGTGGCGGCGATCGGTGTCCTGGTCTTCCTCGGCGCCTTCGTGCCGATCCTCGGCGCAACCGTCGCCGGCACGGTTGCGGTCCTCATCGCATTCGTTGACCACGGCATCGTGACCGCGCTGATCATGCTCGGGTGGGTCGTCGCGGTGCAGCAGCTCGAGGCGCACGGGCTCCAGCCGTTCCTGCTCGGCCGCTGGGTCAGGGTCCACCCGCTCGCCGTGATCCTGTCCATCGCGACCGGAGTGATCGTCGCTGGGGTCGCGGGAGCACTGGTCGCGGTTCCGCTGGCGGCCGCGACCAATGCGGTGGCTCTGCACCTCGCCTCGCTTCGCGAGGACACTGACCAGGTGGAACCCGATGCGGCTGTCTGA